In Cytobacillus oceanisediminis, the following proteins share a genomic window:
- the glmU gene encoding bifunctional UDP-N-acetylglucosamine diphosphorylase/glucosamine-1-phosphate N-acetyltransferase GlmU gives MSKRYAVILAAGQGTRMKSKLYKVLHPVCGKPMVQHVVDQVTKLNIKEIVTITGHGAEMVEQQLGSSSKYALQEEQLGTAHAVMQARDMLEGKEGVTLVVCGDTPLIKHETMEALFKHHEELSAKATILTAHAENPFGYGRVIRNDMGMVEKIVEQKDASEEERKIKEINTGTYCFDNKALFEALNKVTNDNVQGEYYLPDVIEILKNEGEVVTAYQTADFGETLGVNDRVALSQAESFMKQRINEEHMRNGVTIIDPSNTYIGADVKIGSDTVLYPGTIISGNTVIGSECVIGPHTEISDCHIGEGTVIRQSAAHDSHIGSQVNIGPFAHIRPQSDIHDEVKIGNFVEVKKSVFGKGSKASHLSYIGDAEVGKDVNLGCGSITVNYDGKNKYLTKIEDGVFVGCNSNLVAPVTIGEGAYVAAGSTITEDVPGEALSIARARQVNKENYTQKLNIKK, from the coding sequence ATGTCTAAACGATACGCGGTCATTTTAGCCGCAGGCCAGGGGACAAGAATGAAGTCAAAGCTTTACAAAGTCCTTCACCCTGTTTGCGGCAAACCGATGGTTCAACATGTTGTTGATCAAGTTACAAAGCTTAACATAAAAGAAATTGTCACCATTACTGGACATGGAGCGGAAATGGTGGAGCAGCAGCTTGGCTCAAGCAGCAAATATGCTCTTCAGGAGGAGCAGCTTGGCACCGCTCATGCCGTTATGCAGGCTCGCGATATGCTTGAAGGCAAAGAGGGCGTGACGCTCGTAGTCTGCGGAGATACACCGCTCATCAAACATGAAACAATGGAAGCGCTTTTCAAGCATCATGAAGAGCTATCTGCCAAAGCGACTATTTTAACAGCCCATGCGGAAAACCCATTCGGATATGGACGTGTGATCCGAAATGACATGGGGATGGTTGAAAAAATCGTTGAACAGAAAGATGCTTCCGAGGAAGAACGGAAGATAAAAGAAATCAATACTGGAACCTATTGCTTTGATAATAAGGCCCTGTTTGAAGCCTTAAACAAAGTTACAAATGATAATGTGCAGGGCGAATATTACCTTCCGGATGTGATTGAGATTCTGAAAAATGAAGGGGAAGTCGTTACAGCTTACCAAACGGCTGATTTTGGTGAAACCCTGGGTGTCAATGACCGGGTAGCCTTATCGCAGGCAGAATCCTTCATGAAACAGAGGATTAATGAAGAACATATGCGTAATGGTGTTACCATTATCGATCCGTCCAACACATATATTGGAGCGGATGTGAAAATTGGCTCTGATACAGTTCTTTACCCTGGAACAATCATTTCCGGCAATACAGTCATCGGTTCCGAATGTGTTATCGGACCTCATACAGAGATTTCTGATTGCCATATTGGGGAAGGCACAGTGATCCGCCAGTCTGCGGCACATGACAGCCATATTGGTTCACAAGTGAATATTGGGCCGTTTGCTCACATTCGTCCGCAATCAGATATTCATGATGAAGTGAAAATCGGCAACTTTGTAGAAGTGAAGAAATCTGTTTTCGGAAAAGGAAGCAAAGCCTCTCACCTGAGCTATATTGGCGATGCAGAAGTAGGCAAGGATGTTAACCTGGGCTGCGGCTCAATCACAGTCAATTATGACGGCAAAAATAAGTACCTGACCAAAATCGAAGATGGTGTATTCGTTGGATGCAACTCCAATCTCGTTGCACCGGTAACGATCGGAGAAGGTGCATATGTGGCAGCAGGATCGACGATTACAGAAGATGTGCCGGGAGAAGCCCTATCCATTGCCCGTGCACGCCAGGTGAACAAGGAAAACTACACGCAAAAATTAAACATTAAGAAATAA
- a CDS encoding 50S ribosomal protein L25/general stress protein Ctc codes for MTAVLQAKERKGSRNSNLTSLRREGNIPAVVYGSKLQSKSIYLSEADFLKTIKEVGRNGVFSLDVDGSKHEVVLGDYQSNPIKNEIVHADFLAVDMNKEMTADVRVILTGDAAGVKDGGVMQQSMHEVSVTATPNNIPSSVEVDVTNLQVNETLTVADIKADRGYEINNEDDEVIASILPPRQEEEINSGEEQEAGTPENEEGRETTADEDKTGEE; via the coding sequence ATGACAGCTGTATTGCAAGCAAAAGAAAGAAAAGGTTCACGCAACTCTAATTTAACCTCACTGCGCAGAGAAGGAAATATTCCGGCAGTCGTGTATGGTTCAAAGCTGCAGAGCAAATCCATCTATTTAAGCGAGGCGGATTTTCTTAAAACAATAAAAGAAGTAGGCAGAAACGGCGTGTTTTCATTAGATGTGGATGGCAGCAAACATGAAGTGGTGCTTGGTGACTACCAATCCAATCCGATTAAAAATGAAATTGTCCATGCCGATTTTCTTGCGGTGGATATGAATAAGGAAATGACTGCAGATGTACGCGTCATCTTGACTGGAGATGCAGCAGGAGTAAAAGATGGAGGCGTTATGCAGCAATCCATGCATGAAGTCTCTGTCACAGCGACACCGAATAATATTCCATCTTCTGTTGAAGTGGATGTAACGAATCTGCAGGTGAATGAGACCTTAACAGTCGCTGATATCAAGGCCGATCGAGGCTATGAAATCAATAATGAAGATGACGAGGTTATCGCTTCCATCCTTCCTCCAAGACAGGAAGAAGAAATCAACAGCGGTGAAGAACAGGAAGCAGGCACACCTGAAAATGAAGAAGGCAGAGAAACAACAGCAGATGAAGATAAAACAGGTGAAGAATAA
- the spoVG gene encoding septation regulator SpoVG gives MEVTDVRLRRVNTDGRMRAIASITLDHEFVVHDIRVIDGNNGLFVAMPSKRTPDGEFRDIAHPINSGTRGKIQEAVLAEYHRLGELEVEFEEAGAS, from the coding sequence ATGGAAGTGACAGACGTAAGATTACGCCGCGTTAACACGGATGGACGAATGAGGGCAATCGCATCTATTACGCTGGATCATGAATTTGTTGTTCATGATATTCGTGTGATCGATGGGAATAATGGCTTATTTGTAGCTATGCCGAGCAAACGTACTCCGGATGGGGAGTTTAGAGATATCGCGCACCCAATCAATTCAGGAACGCGCGGTAAAATCCAGGAGGCTGTATTAGCCGAGTACCACCGTTTAGGTGAATTAGAAGTGGAATTTGAAGAAGCCGGTGCTTCCTAA
- a CDS encoding ribose-phosphate diphosphokinase: protein MSNQYLDPNLKVFSLNSNRKLAAEIANVIGVELGKCSVTRFSDGEIQINIEESIRGCDVYVIQSTSSPVNEHLMELLIMIDALKRASAKTINIVMPYYGYARQDRKARAREPITAKLAANLLETAGATRVITLDLHAPQIQGFFDIPIDHLMGVPILSDYFKNKMMDGDIVIVSPDHGGVTRARKMADRLKAPIAIIDKRRPRPNVAEVMNIVGNIDGKTAILIDDIIDTAGTITLAANALIENGASEVYACCTHPVLSGPAIERIENSTIKELVVTNSITLPEEKKTDKIVELSVAPLIGEAIIRVHEEQSVSTLFD, encoded by the coding sequence ATGTCAAACCAGTATTTAGATCCAAACTTAAAGGTGTTCAGTTTAAATTCAAACCGCAAGCTAGCTGCAGAAATCGCCAATGTGATTGGTGTGGAGCTTGGTAAATGTTCCGTAACGCGCTTCAGCGACGGCGAAATCCAAATTAACATTGAAGAAAGCATCCGCGGATGCGATGTATATGTGATCCAGTCAACTAGCTCTCCTGTCAATGAGCATTTAATGGAGCTTTTGATCATGATCGATGCTCTTAAGCGTGCATCTGCCAAGACCATCAACATCGTAATGCCTTATTATGGCTATGCCCGCCAGGACCGCAAAGCAAGAGCGCGTGAGCCGATTACAGCTAAGCTTGCAGCAAACCTTTTGGAAACTGCTGGTGCAACCCGTGTGATTACACTTGACCTGCATGCGCCGCAAATTCAAGGATTCTTCGATATTCCGATCGATCATTTAATGGGTGTGCCAATCCTTTCTGATTACTTTAAGAACAAAATGATGGATGGCGACATCGTAATCGTGTCTCCAGACCACGGCGGTGTAACACGTGCACGTAAAATGGCTGACCGCTTAAAAGCGCCGATTGCCATCATTGACAAGCGCCGTCCAAGGCCAAATGTCGCTGAAGTCATGAACATTGTAGGTAACATCGATGGAAAAACTGCCATCTTAATCGACGATATCATTGATACTGCCGGAACCATTACATTAGCAGCAAATGCCCTGATTGAAAACGGTGCATCAGAAGTCTATGCATGCTGTACGCACCCGGTTTTATCTGGACCTGCCATCGAACGAATTGAAAACTCAACAATCAAAGAATTGGTTGTGACAAACTCAATCACTCTTCCAGAAGAGAAGAAAACAGACAAGATTGTCGAACTTTCCGTAGCACCGCTAATCGGTGAAGCGATCATCCGAGTTCATGAAGAGCAATCTGTCAGCACTCTTTTTGATTGA